Proteins from a single region of Hymenobacter aquaticus:
- a CDS encoding DoxX family protein, which yields MRPAQSLLLLRVTVAGLLLAHAVVRVVGGTVPRFADFLTAKGLPFGLALVWLITAAELLGGVLMALGILTRWVALVFGLIIGTGIVLIHAENGWFVGEHGTGGIEYSALLLVALLVIAATDGQPEVVE from the coding sequence TTGCGCCCTGCCCAGTCCTTGCTGCTGCTCCGCGTGACGGTGGCGGGGCTGCTGCTGGCCCACGCCGTGGTGCGGGTGGTGGGCGGCACCGTGCCCCGCTTCGCCGACTTCCTCACGGCCAAAGGGCTGCCCTTCGGCCTGGCGCTGGTCTGGCTGATTACGGCGGCCGAGCTACTGGGTGGCGTGCTCATGGCACTGGGCATTCTCACGCGCTGGGTAGCCCTGGTCTTCGGCCTGATTATCGGCACCGGCATCGTCCTGATTCACGCCGAAAACGGCTGGTTTGTGGGCGAGCATGGCACCGGTGGCATCGAGTACAGCGCCCTGCTGCTGGTGGCCCTGCTCGTCATTGCCGCCACCGACGGGCAGCCTGAGGTGGTTGAATAG
- a CDS encoding carboxy terminal-processing peptidase: MTSFRASRRFSALLPGLFLLLPLGGFAQQPKEVSAQKKQVLLATVAQGLGVAHVQPEQLDDDFSRRVFALYLKRLDASKRFLLQPDVKQLQRYETSIDDELKQGKHEFLDLSAKLTAQRVQEAQALYRELLQKPFEFAAPETFETDVDKLSFPADAAARRDRWRRLLKYQTMVRLSELMDEQSRQQTKSLAAAKAKPSAATLSAPVRTPAQLEAEARKQVLKYYDEAFSDLRQTDEADRLAEFANTIANTFDPHSEYFAPKDKTNFDIALTGRLEGTGAQMSEKDGQIVVAYIVPGSASYRQGELKAGDVVLRVAQGAAEPVSVEGMRLDKVVQMIRGKKGTEVRLTVKKPDASTKVISIIRDIVVLEETYAQSAIINDGGKKIGYILLPSFYADFNHNGGRNSSDDVKKELEKLKAQNVQGVVLDLRFNGGGSLQDAAEMAGLFVASGPMVQVKSRQGAAQLVGDPDPQVQYDGPLAVLVNKYSASASEILAGAIQDYKRGVIVGNTTYGKGTVQRIFEFDDIMNPQLASLKPFGSLKMTIQKYYRVTGSSTQFKGVTPDIMVPDAYSTLADGEQDTDYPLPWDEIASAKYQPWAAAPAVDKLAAASKQRVASNASFQLLTEAVTGMEKRQKITEVSLNLTAYRTEQQQARAAAEKFKQAQQAAPTLDVAPLLAAATTTPTDSTSTAGSRAARFVQPLRKDLTLREAVSVIEDQL; this comes from the coding sequence ATGACGTCATTTCGTGCTTCCCGCCGCTTTTCGGCCCTGCTGCCCGGTTTGTTTCTGCTCTTGCCGCTCGGCGGGTTCGCCCAGCAGCCCAAGGAGGTGTCGGCCCAGAAAAAGCAGGTGCTGCTGGCCACCGTCGCCCAGGGCCTGGGTGTGGCCCACGTGCAGCCCGAGCAGCTCGACGACGACTTCTCGCGCCGGGTGTTTGCCCTCTACCTCAAGCGCCTCGACGCCAGCAAGCGGTTTTTGCTCCAGCCCGATGTGAAGCAGCTGCAACGCTACGAAACCAGCATCGACGATGAGCTCAAGCAGGGCAAGCACGAATTTCTGGACCTAAGCGCCAAGCTCACTGCCCAGCGGGTGCAGGAGGCCCAGGCCCTGTACCGCGAGCTGCTGCAGAAGCCCTTCGAGTTTGCGGCCCCGGAAACCTTCGAAACCGACGTGGATAAGCTGAGCTTCCCGGCGGATGCCGCTGCCCGCCGCGACCGGTGGCGCCGCCTGCTCAAGTACCAGACGATGGTGCGCCTCTCCGAGCTGATGGATGAGCAGAGCCGGCAGCAAACCAAGTCGTTGGCCGCCGCCAAGGCCAAGCCGTCGGCGGCCACCCTATCGGCCCCCGTGCGCACGCCGGCCCAGCTCGAAGCCGAGGCCCGCAAGCAGGTGCTCAAGTACTACGACGAAGCCTTCAGCGACCTGCGCCAGACCGACGAGGCCGACCGGCTGGCCGAGTTTGCCAATACCATTGCCAACACCTTTGACCCGCACTCCGAGTACTTCGCGCCCAAGGACAAAACCAACTTCGACATTGCCCTCACCGGCCGCCTCGAAGGCACCGGCGCCCAGATGAGCGAGAAGGACGGCCAGATCGTGGTGGCTTACATCGTGCCCGGCTCGGCCTCCTACCGCCAGGGCGAGCTAAAGGCCGGCGACGTGGTGCTGCGCGTGGCCCAGGGCGCGGCCGAGCCCGTGTCGGTGGAAGGCATGCGCCTGGACAAGGTGGTGCAGATGATTCGGGGTAAAAAAGGCACGGAGGTGCGCCTGACGGTGAAAAAGCCCGACGCCAGCACCAAGGTCATTTCCATCATCCGCGACATCGTGGTGCTGGAGGAAACCTACGCCCAGTCGGCCATTATCAACGACGGGGGCAAGAAAATCGGCTACATTCTGCTGCCCAGCTTCTACGCCGACTTCAACCACAACGGGGGCCGCAACTCGTCCGACGACGTGAAGAAGGAGCTGGAAAAGCTCAAGGCCCAGAACGTGCAGGGCGTGGTGCTGGATCTGCGCTTCAACGGCGGCGGCTCGTTGCAGGACGCGGCCGAAATGGCCGGCCTGTTTGTGGCCAGCGGCCCGATGGTGCAGGTGAAAAGCCGGCAGGGTGCCGCCCAGCTCGTCGGTGACCCCGACCCGCAGGTGCAGTACGACGGGCCCCTGGCCGTGCTGGTGAACAAGTACAGCGCCTCGGCCTCCGAAATCCTGGCCGGCGCCATTCAGGACTACAAGCGCGGCGTGATTGTGGGCAACACCACTTACGGCAAAGGCACGGTGCAGCGCATCTTCGAGTTCGACGACATTATGAACCCGCAGCTGGCCAGCCTCAAGCCGTTTGGCTCGCTAAAGATGACCATTCAGAAATACTACCGCGTCACGGGCTCGTCCACGCAGTTCAAGGGCGTCACGCCCGACATCATGGTGCCCGACGCCTACAGCACCCTGGCCGACGGCGAGCAGGACACCGACTACCCGCTGCCCTGGGACGAAATTGCCTCGGCCAAGTACCAGCCCTGGGCCGCTGCCCCGGCCGTGGATAAGCTCGCCGCGGCCAGCAAGCAGCGCGTGGCCTCCAACGCCTCGTTCCAGCTCCTGACGGAGGCCGTGACCGGGATGGAGAAGCGCCAGAAAATCACGGAAGTCTCGTTGAACCTGACGGCTTACCGCACCGAGCAGCAGCAGGCCCGCGCCGCCGCCGAGAAGTTCAAGCAGGCCCAGCAGGCCGCGCCGACCCTGGACGTGGCCCCGCTGCTGGCCGCCGCCACGACCACGCCCACCGACAGCACCAGCACCGCCGGCAGCCGCGCCGCCCGCTTCGTGCAGCCCCTGCGCAAAGACCTGACCCTGCGCGAGGCCGTATCCGTCATCGAGGATCAGCTGTAA